The sequence below is a genomic window from Rudanella lutea DSM 19387.
TGGGTACGGTAAGCTGAAAGAAACCCAGATCCGTATTGCCAACTTTCCGGCGGTGTCCGCAGAGCAGGTGAGCGAGTTAATTAAAGTCATGCAGAAATAGCATAATAGACAGGCAAAAGCCCCTGAGCAGCGCTCAGGGGCTTTTTTTGTTGACTCTTTCGTAGATGGCGTGCAAGCCCCAAAAAACCTTTTCCCGTCGGCCAAGTTTAATCAGTAGCATTTTTACATACTCAACGACGATGAAAACGATTCTTACAACGATGGGCTTGTTGCTGGCTTTGGCTGCGGCAACCTTTGCCCAGTCCGAAACCAATCAGACCCGGGAAAACCGGCCACTGATTAAGGAGGAAACAAAACAGGAGGTGCGCGAGAAAGCGCAGGAAGTAAAAGAAGACATCCGCGAAGGAGCCCGCGAGCTGGAACAAAACACACGTGATACTCGCCAGGAAATAAAGCAGGAGGCCCAGCAGGCTGGTCAGGAGATCAAAGAAGAAGTACGCGAGCAGGTGGAGAACACGCGTTACCGGAACGACCGCTATGGCTTGCCCTGGTTCGAAAAAGGCAGTGTGATGCTGGGTGGCTCGGTAGGGCTGGGCCTAGGTAAGGGCAGTGGCTCGTACATGGTGCTCAACCCGCGTTTAGGCTACTTTTTTCAGCCTGGTTTTATGGGCGGCATTCGCCTGAGCTACGACCGTCGGTTGTCGACCAGCTTCCGGTCGCAGGAGGTGGGCGTGTTTGCCCGGTACTACCCCATACGCACCCGCATCAGCGGTTTTGTAGGGGCGGGGTATAACTTTGGGCGCGAGCGGGCCAGTAATATTGGCGATAATGAAAAGGCACGTTTCAACAGCATCACGCTCGAAGTGGGTACCATGTTCTACGTTCGGCGGAATTTGGGCGTTGAAGCCTCGCTCGAAACCAACTACTACGACCGTAGCAACCCGCTTGCCGGTCGGAACCGCGGTGGCCGGGCCAAAGTAGGTATCAACTATTACTTTGCCCGTCGGGTGCAATAATCTTGGCTCTTACCAAACCTGTAAGGTCTTTGAGACCTTGCAGGTTACCTCGTTAAACATTGGCTACCGGCTCGGCCTGACGCTTTCGGCGGACCGATGCCGGTTTTACCGGGGCATCGACCACCTGACAGGCTTTGCGTCGGCGGCCCCACCACACCAGAAATCCACTGACGGGTAGCGAAGCCGAAAACAAACTGGCCAGAAACGCCAGAATTTTGCCCGGTAATCCCAGCCATCCACCCGTATGCAGGTCGTAGGCGGCTCCGCGCGCTTTGTCGCCCGCCGAGAAGTCGCTGTACCGTTTGCCGGTTACCAACTGCCCCGAATATTGATCGTAGTATTGAATCGTGTATTTCCGGTAAAACGAGCCCTCATCGTAGCGAAACTGTACCCGGTAAGCGCCCACCGAATCGGCTGGGAAAATGACGTACAACTCAGTTGCGCCGGTTTCAAGGGCATTGGTACGGGCTACCATCGCGTCAATTTGGGTTGAGCGCCCGGTTGTCTGGGTCTGCCGAGCGGCCGGCAAGGTCGAAACGGCTTTGGTACGGTCGCGCGGGGGGGAGCCAGTGAGTTTATACAGACCGTTTTCCCACCATTCAAACGACCAGATCAGGCCCGTACAGGCAATGACCACCAGAATCCAGAGGGCGTAAAAACCGCCGACGCTATGCCAGTCGTAATTGACCCGACGCCACCGCGCCGACCAGCGGATGGTAAATTTCTGTTTCAGGGCGGCTTTGCTCATGGCTGCCTTGTACCGGGGCCACCACAACACCAGTCCCGAAATGAGCAGAAATAAATAGACAATAACCGACCAGCCGATAATGTGGCTCCCGGTCTTGCCCAGCATCAGGGTGGTGTGAATCTCCCGGACAACCGCAAAAAAGTCTGTTTTCAGGTTCCGAACGCCTAATACCTGACCCTGATACGGGTCGATGGAGACCAGCCGCTTGTCTTTTAGGATCACCTGATAGGTGTCGGTCAGGGCGGGATCGGGGGAGGCTAATCGGCGGTAAATTCGTTGAATAGCCGTTTTCCGGAAGGTGGCCGATACCCGGTCGGCAATGGTGCCCGGTGCAAGTAACTGGCCCTTTTGCGCTTGTACGGTCAGTTGGTCGTGATAGATAAGCCGTTGCAGCTCTTGCTCAAACACAAACAAACAGCCCGTCAGGCTCACGATCAGCACAACAAGCCCCGTAGCCATCCCCAGCCACAAGTGCAGTTTACCTAATGCAGATTTGATAAAGCCCTTTCCCTTCACGATCTGGCGTTTGTCTGGTTGCGTACCTCAAAGTTCCTGGTTCTTTAGATTTAATCCAAATAATTTAGGGTTTATTTTGAACGATTCTAAACTGAGCCTACCTTTGCCCCAGAATTGTATGCCTGAATGGCTTTAACGAATGAAAAACTGTCTTTTAGTAATTGGGCTTAGCCTGTGTTTTTCCATACTTAGTTTGGCCCAGTCGGCTTTAAAAACGGTGACGGGTGTGCTGCTCGATGGGCAGGGCAAGCCGATTCCGTCGGCTACGGTCAGTTTGCCGGGTACACGTTACGGTACCCAAACCGACGAGCAGGGACGTTTTACGCTTACGGTTCCGGCGGGTCAGTACACGCTGACGGCCACAATGGTTGGCTACGAATCGGTCCGTCAGTCGCTTACCGTGAACGATACCGACACCACAACGCTCAACTTGACCATGCAGGAGCGCGAGTCGGCTCTTGATGAGGTGGTGGTAACGGCGAGCCGTCGGGCCGAAACCATCAACGAGGTGCCCTCGGCTGTGACCATTGTGGGTAAGCGTCAAATTGCCGAACAAACCGCCATCAATGCCGACGTAACCAACCTGTTGCAGTACACGGTACCGGCCTTGGCTGTAGCTACCGGTCGTACCAGCAACACCGGGCAAACGCTACGCGGTCGGCAGGTGCTGGTGCTGGTTGATGGGGTGCCGCAGTCGACTCCGCTCCGCAATGGTGGCCGCGACCTGCGCATCATCGATCCCTCGGCCCTCGAACGCATTGAAGTCATCAAAGGGGCTACCTCAATTTACGGCAACGGTGCCGATGGGGGCATTATCAATTATATCACAAAACGCCCCGAAACGGGTAAGCCGTTTTCGAGCCAAACCTGGGCGGGCCTGACAAGCG
It includes:
- a CDS encoding PepSY-associated TM helix domain-containing protein; the protein is MKGKGFIKSALGKLHLWLGMATGLVVLIVSLTGCLFVFEQELQRLIYHDQLTVQAQKGQLLAPGTIADRVSATFRKTAIQRIYRRLASPDPALTDTYQVILKDKRLVSIDPYQGQVLGVRNLKTDFFAVVREIHTTLMLGKTGSHIIGWSVIVYLFLLISGLVLWWPRYKAAMSKAALKQKFTIRWSARWRRVNYDWHSVGGFYALWILVVIACTGLIWSFEWWENGLYKLTGSPPRDRTKAVSTLPAARQTQTTGRSTQIDAMVARTNALETGATELYVIFPADSVGAYRVQFRYDEGSFYRKYTIQYYDQYSGQLVTGKRYSDFSAGDKARGAAYDLHTGGWLGLPGKILAFLASLFSASLPVSGFLVWWGRRRKACQVVDAPVKPASVRRKRQAEPVANV